In a genomic window of Diabrotica undecimpunctata isolate CICGRU chromosome 2, icDiaUnde3, whole genome shotgun sequence:
- the LOC140434536 gene encoding uncharacterized protein yields MDSCTQSSSTSSEISSGACHLCSKTFKDVRLRNRHIKRMHKIDLSKKRMNHIVCPLCEQETNCESHEKLRKHLKDHHQVSIELITFEFSSKQEYEKWKDMQKIETSYAMHRMLNRNEHKVLYYECNRSNVDGYKPNYKIRTEKSGGSIKIKGVCPSRLICKLRDQGQVSVSYWKTHAGHNEELRTMHLSKAQEKVIVEKLMSGVPPSRILDDSRKLKTPKLERLALLTSKDLTNLSRKYNIHNKRDQNDIVATALKVQEWNANNKNYAFLFKKEGEQHDVLKKEDFALGFMNSVMEDKLRKFPSIICMDGTHGTNKRGLDLTVVLIKDDRNAGFPVAFLLSNRLDQKVQEVFLGALKNKLQTGINAEHFMSDDDAKYYNAWAKIMGNPPKRLLCTWHVVRSWNIQGKKKIQDPVLKKEMKNEMKRIINETNEDRFMELCKKYLIKLQEANETDFFNYLTGYYFQNEERIKMWAHCYRRNSGINTNMAIESFNNLLKTNHLRRNGAVAIEKLLDTIDDLVDIKMWKRIIDIERPNANNYQDRVIAKAHKMAETMKDKVEVKKNLKVYGQFQVKSFRDPNKLYNIRIRQLCENECKTLFCRVCKICIHRYQCECAEYVVRNTLCKHVHLVRMYEERMGTNSVLDDAARSLGENSIIKSSHEEEINEFVRGKLEQRHVIQENTKRCLQKENFKNVIDSLDDLDDEIYTQVHDKFMRIVQEAKRKVKEKFQETTKDITKKRKMEKQEYFPSNKKRN; encoded by the exons ATGGATTCCTGTACTCAATCTAGTTCAACAAGCTCTGAAATTTCCTCAGGGGCCTGCCACCTTTGCAGCAAAACATTTAAAGATGTGAGATTACGAAATCGCCATATCAAAAGAATGCATAAAATAGATTTGTCCAAGAAAAGAATGAATCACATAGTTTGTCCATTATGTGAGCAAGAAACTAATTGTGAAAGTCATGAGAAGTTACGAAAACATCTCAAGGACCACCACCAGGTGAGTATTGAACTAATAACTTTTGAATTTTCTAGTAaacaagaatatgaaaaatggaaagataTGCAGAAAATTGAGACAAGTTATGCAATGCATAGAATGCTTAATAGAAATGAACATAAGGTATTATACTATGAGTGTAACAGAAGTAATGTCGATG GATATAAGCCCAACTATAAAATTAGGACAGAGAAATCCGGTGGATCAATTAAAATAAAAGGAGTGTGCCCTTCCAGGCTGATCTGCAAACTGAGAGATCAAGGACAAGTTTCTGTCAGTTATTGGAAAACACATGCTGGACATAATGAAGAATTAAGAACCATGCATCTCTCAAAAGCCCAAGAAAAAGTTATTGTAGAGAAGTTAATGTCTGGAGTGCCACCCAGCAGAATTTTAGATGATTCAAGAAAATTGAAAACACCAAAACTAGAAAGACTTGCCCTATTAACAAGTAAAGATCTCACAAATTTGTCCAGGAAGTATAATATACACAACAAACGGGATCAGAATGATATCGTAGCAACAGCCTTAAAGGTTCAGGAATGGAATGCTAACAACAAGAATTATGCTTTCTTATTCAAGAAAGAAG gagaaCAACATGATGtacttaaaaaagaagattttgcaTTAGGATTTATGAATTCTGTAATGGAAGATAAATTAAGGAAATTCCCTAGCATAATTTGTATGGATGGAACACATGGGACAAATAAGAGGGGGCTGGATTTGACTGTAGTTCTCATTAAAGATGATAGAAATGCAGGATTTCCGGttgcttttttattgtcaaacagattggaccaaaaagttcaagaagtttttttag GTGCCCTCAAGAATAAGTTGCAGACCGGAATTAATGCAGAACATTTCATGAGTGATGATGATGCCAAATATTACAATGCATGGGCGAAGATAATGGGCAATCCACCAAAACGGCTTTTATGTACCTGGCATGTTGTAAGAAGTTGGAATATTCAAGGGAAGAAGAAAATACAGGATCCAGTTTTgaagaaagaaatgaaaaatgaaatgaaaagaataattaatgaaacaaatgaagatcGATTCATGGAGTTGtgcaagaaatatttaataaaattacaagaGGCAAATGaaacagatttttttaattatctgacagg GTATTACTTTCAGAATGAAGAGAGGATCAAAATGTGGGCCCACTGTTACAGAAGAAATTCAGGGATCAATACAAATATGGCGATAGAATCATTCAACAATTTACTGAAAACCAACCACCTAAGAAGAAATGGTGCAGTGGCAATCGAAAAGTTGTTAGACACCATAGATGATCTAGTGGATATCAAAATGTGGAAGAGGATTATAGACATTGAAAGACCAAACGCGAACAATTATCAAGATAGGGTTATAGCAAAAGCACACAAAATGGCAGAAACAATGAAAGACAAAGTGGAAGTTAAGAAGAATTTGAAGGTATATGGACAATTTCAGGTAAAATCCTTTAGGGAtcctaataaattatataacataAGGATAAGACAACTGTGTGAAAATGAGTGTAAGACATTGTTTTGTAGAGTGtgtaaaatttgtattcatcGATACCAGTGTGAGTGTGCTGAATATGTGGTGAGGAATACCTTGTGTAAGCATGTGCACTTGGTAAGAATGTATGAGGAGCGCATGGGTACTAACTCTGTTTTAGATGATGCTGCAAGGAGTTTAGGAGAAAATTCAATTATCAAATCAAGTCATGAGGAGGAAATTAATGAATTTGTCAGAGGGAAGTTGGAACAGAGACATGTGATCCAGGAAAACACCAAACGATGTCTTCAAAAAGAAAACTTCAAAAATGTCATAGACAGCTTAGATGACTTAGACGATGAAATTTATACACAAGTACATGACAAATTTATGAGAATTGTTCAAGAAGCAAAGcgtaaagtgaaggaaaaatttCAGGAAACCACTAAGGATATTACAAAGAagcgaaaaatggaaaagcaggaatattttccttccaataaaaaaagaaactga